The following coding sequences are from one Rickettsiales bacterium window:
- the mfd gene encoding transcription-repair coupling factor, whose translation MSIFSKISKKNKADIYPALQDSYAYILSQLSNYSPKIMFISNDDDRLEQLAKQLEFFAPGKKVIILPDWDCMPYDRISPNINNLSQRINALSELSSLKEENVILLTSLPAFVQRLPPKSYDVSRDIKIGDVIDREEFIKFLLQLSFRRVEVASEPGDFAIRGDIIDIVSSDDDGWRLDFFGKKLEKIRLFDPATQISDGFVDKIHLLPSSEVVLNSESILNFCQNFQKNFGTDSTDHPLYEAIEGGRKYPGMEHYLPLFYDHLSDVFDYFSPSNIICDHHFHENLDRYLNSINDHYEARKELLVNRFPDEVIYYPLPPKNLWMDHEEIDAKIIKFNFINLHNFSIDTADGIDLDIKKTDDFNLASQNKQISAFDLFKKYREEHKKRVIVTCNSEGSLQRIQNMLENYNIHSYRLNSFDDYKNISGKTVGITMLSIDRGFSTSEFAIVTEQDLLGERIVRKKTAKSMESLMQEINNLQIGEYVVHQEHGIGLFDGLETIEVMDIEHDCIKLLYEGNDVLYIPVENLDLLTRYGGSEDHIRLDKLGGVSWKHRKAKLKDKLKEIAAELIKTAALRSSKEAEVLQPISEAYQEFCMRFPYVETDDQMNSISDVLEDLSSGKPMDRLVCGDVGFGKTEIAMRAAFIATHPDQNMKKQVAIIVPTTLLCRQHYHSFFKRFSGFQVKVKQLSRLVNSKEIKKTKEGLKDGSVDIIIGTHALLAKDVEFNNLGLLIVDEEQRFGVIQKEKLKKIQNNTHILTLSATPIPRTLQMSLTGVRDLSIIATPPVDRQVVKTYIMPYDSVVIREAILREFYRGGQVFFVCPRISDIKDILPKLTELVPEIKIVVAHGKMTPKALEEIMTDFYNKKFHLLLSTSIVESGIDIAEANTMIIHRADKFGLSALYQLRGRVGRSNVKAFSYLLLPNKKLKKLAMTRLDVMQTLDTLGAGFTVASHDMDIRGFGNLVGDEQSGHIKEVGLELYQQMLQEAIFAIKNPDSKNEIEEDYSPQINLGLPVLLPDNYIADLNLRLSLYRNLAALKTSDEVEQFAVELVDRFGKYPIEVEYLLAVIKLKIKAKKINVDKIDSGPKAITFAFRDHKCLHPEKMMDFVSKNQMLLKIRPDHKLLISKSFTDVGLKIKFIGELLDKLDFSNSNIS comes from the coding sequence ATGAGTATATTTTCAAAAATTTCAAAAAAGAATAAGGCTGATATATATCCAGCTTTGCAAGACAGCTATGCCTATATTTTAAGTCAATTATCTAATTATAGTCCTAAAATTATGTTTATTAGTAATGATGATGATAGGTTAGAGCAATTAGCTAAGCAGTTAGAGTTTTTTGCTCCTGGTAAAAAAGTAATAATTCTACCTGATTGGGATTGCATGCCATATGACAGAATATCACCTAATATTAATAACTTATCGCAGCGTATTAATGCGTTGTCTGAGTTATCTTCTTTGAAAGAAGAAAATGTAATATTGCTCACATCTCTTCCTGCTTTTGTTCAGCGTTTACCACCTAAGTCATATGATGTAAGTAGAGATATAAAAATAGGTGATGTGATAGATCGAGAAGAGTTTATTAAATTTTTATTACAGCTTAGTTTTCGTAGAGTAGAAGTTGCTAGTGAGCCAGGAGATTTTGCAATTAGAGGAGACATAATTGATATAGTTTCTAGTGATGATGATGGTTGGCGCTTAGATTTCTTTGGTAAAAAGTTAGAGAAAATAAGGTTGTTTGATCCGGCTACTCAAATATCTGATGGATTTGTAGATAAAATTCATCTTCTGCCTTCAAGTGAAGTTGTATTGAACTCCGAGAGCATATTAAATTTCTGTCAAAATTTTCAAAAGAATTTTGGGACGGACTCAACTGATCATCCATTATATGAAGCTATAGAAGGGGGGCGTAAATACCCAGGAATGGAGCATTATCTACCTTTATTTTATGACCATTTAAGTGATGTTTTCGATTATTTCTCTCCTTCTAATATCATTTGTGATCATCATTTTCATGAGAATTTAGATAGATATCTTAACTCTATTAATGATCATTATGAAGCAAGGAAGGAGTTATTAGTTAATCGCTTTCCTGATGAAGTAATTTACTATCCATTACCTCCAAAAAATTTATGGATGGATCATGAAGAGATAGACGCCAAAATTATTAAGTTTAATTTTATAAACCTACATAATTTCTCTATTGATACTGCGGATGGAATTGATTTAGACATAAAAAAAACTGATGATTTTAATTTAGCCTCTCAAAACAAACAAATTTCAGCATTTGATTTGTTCAAGAAATATAGAGAAGAACACAAGAAGAGGGTTATAGTAACCTGTAATAGTGAAGGTTCTTTACAAAGAATCCAGAATATGTTGGAAAACTATAATATCCATAGCTATAGATTGAATAGTTTTGATGATTATAAAAATATTTCTGGTAAGACTGTGGGAATCACAATGTTGTCAATAGATCGTGGATTTTCAACTAGCGAATTTGCCATAGTAACAGAACAAGATTTATTAGGTGAAAGAATTGTTCGAAAAAAGACTGCAAAGAGCATGGAAAGCTTGATGCAGGAGATAAATAACCTTCAAATTGGTGAATATGTGGTCCATCAGGAACATGGAATTGGTTTGTTCGATGGCTTAGAAACAATAGAAGTTATGGACATAGAGCATGATTGTATAAAATTACTCTATGAAGGAAACGATGTTTTATATATTCCAGTAGAGAATCTTGATCTTCTAACTCGCTATGGTGGAAGTGAGGATCATATTCGATTAGATAAATTAGGTGGAGTTTCTTGGAAACATAGAAAGGCAAAATTAAAAGATAAATTGAAAGAGATTGCTGCAGAGTTAATTAAAACAGCAGCATTAAGGTCAAGCAAAGAAGCTGAGGTATTGCAGCCCATTTCAGAAGCTTATCAGGAATTCTGCATGAGGTTTCCTTATGTGGAAACAGATGATCAGATGAACTCAATAAGTGACGTTTTAGAAGATTTATCTTCAGGAAAACCTATGGATCGTTTGGTATGTGGAGATGTAGGTTTTGGTAAAACTGAAATTGCAATGCGTGCTGCATTTATAGCCACCCATCCCGATCAAAATATGAAAAAACAAGTTGCTATTATTGTCCCAACTACTCTTCTTTGTAGGCAGCATTATCATTCATTCTTTAAGCGTTTTTCTGGATTTCAAGTTAAAGTAAAGCAGCTATCAAGATTGGTTAACTCTAAAGAAATAAAAAAAACTAAGGAAGGACTAAAAGATGGAAGCGTTGATATAATAATAGGGACCCATGCATTACTTGCTAAAGATGTTGAATTTAATAACTTAGGTTTGTTGATTGTTGATGAAGAACAGCGTTTTGGTGTAATTCAGAAAGAAAAACTTAAGAAAATTCAAAACAATACTCACATTCTTACTCTTTCCGCGACGCCTATTCCAAGGACTTTACAAATGTCTCTAACAGGAGTGCGTGATTTAAGTATTATTGCCACTCCTCCTGTGGATCGTCAGGTTGTTAAAACATATATTATGCCATATGACTCTGTGGTAATTCGTGAGGCTATTTTAAGAGAGTTCTATCGCGGAGGACAAGTATTTTTTGTTTGTCCTAGAATTAGTGATATTAAAGATATTTTACCAAAGCTTACTGAATTAGTACCAGAGATTAAAATTGTTGTGGCACATGGTAAGATGACTCCTAAAGCATTAGAAGAAATTATGACAGATTTTTATAATAAAAAGTTTCATCTTCTTCTTTCAACTAGTATTGTAGAGTCTGGTATTGATATTGCTGAGGCCAATACCATGATTATTCATAGAGCTGATAAATTTGGTCTTTCTGCTCTTTATCAATTAAGGGGTAGAGTAGGCAGAAGTAATGTTAAAGCATTCTCTTATTTATTATTACCAAATAAGAAACTGAAGAAGCTTGCTATGACTAGATTAGATGTTATGCAAACTTTAGATACTTTAGGTGCTGGATTCACTGTTGCAAGTCATGATATGGATATTAGAGGCTTTGGTAATTTAGTCGGTGATGAGCAATCTGGTCATATTAAAGAGGTTGGATTAGAGCTTTATCAGCAAATGCTTCAGGAAGCAATTTTTGCTATTAAGAATCCAGACTCAAAAAATGAAATAGAGGAAGATTATAGCCCGCAGATTAACTTAGGTTTGCCTGTATTATTGCCTGATAATTATATTGCTGATTTAAATCTTCGCTTGAGTTTATACCGTAATTTAGCAGCACTAAAAACTTCAGATGAGGTTGAGCAATTTGCTGTTGAATTAGTTGATAGATTTGGTAAATACCCTATTGAAGTGGAATATTTATTAGCTGTTATTAAGCTTAAGATTAAAGCTAAGAAAATTAATGTTGATAAAATAGATTCTGGTCCAAAGGCTATAACTTTTGCGTTTAGAGATCATAAATGTTTACATCCAGAAAAAATGATGGATTTTGTAAGTAAAAATCAAATGTTACTTAAAATTAGACCAGATCACAAATTATTAATAAGCAAATCTTTTACTGATGTTGGTTTGAAAATTAAATTTATTGGTGAATTATTAGATAAGTTAGACTTTAGTAACTCCAATATTAGTTAA
- a CDS encoding septation protein IspZ yields the protein MPKFIKALNEFGPLLVFFIAYKYYDLVEATKALMAFSFITMGITYYYEKHIPKSQIIFLAILLVFGSMTVFTKDPTFIKIKPTIVYSLISMILFVALLMKKIILKDLLDKAIPLTDKGWNNFTKRCIAFFLFLALCNEILWRNLSEELWVSFKVFGFTTMLILFLISHISFFTKHKKDK from the coding sequence ATGCCTAAATTTATCAAGGCATTAAATGAATTTGGCCCCTTATTAGTATTCTTTATTGCATATAAATATTACGACTTAGTGGAAGCCACAAAGGCCTTAATGGCCTTTAGTTTCATTACTATGGGGATAACCTATTACTATGAAAAACATATTCCAAAGTCTCAAATAATATTTCTAGCTATATTATTAGTTTTTGGTTCTATGACAGTATTCACAAAAGATCCAACATTTATCAAAATAAAACCTACTATAGTATATTCATTAATTTCAATGATTTTATTCGTTGCTTTATTAATGAAAAAGATAATATTAAAAGACCTTTTAGATAAAGCCATTCCTTTAACTGATAAGGGATGGAATAACTTTACAAAGCGCTGTATTGCTTTCTTCTTATTTCTAGCTCTTTGTAATGAAATTTTATGGCGCAATCTTTCTGAAGAATTATGGGTTAGCTTTAAAGTTTTTGGTTTTACAACAATGCTTATTTTATTTTTAATAAGTCATATTTCTTTCTTTACGAAACACAAAAAAGATAAATAG
- a CDS encoding ferredoxin family 2Fe-2S iron-sulfur cluster binding protein, translated as MPKITFINKDGSEKTIEAQNGQTVLELAHQEDLPLEGACEGSLACSTCHVIVDPNFYDKLDMASEEEEDMLDLAFGLTHTSRLGCQIKMTDKLDGLKVTIPSSTRNISVK; from the coding sequence ATGCCAAAAATCACCTTTATAAATAAAGATGGTAGTGAAAAAACAATAGAAGCTCAAAACGGACAAACTGTTCTTGAGTTAGCTCACCAAGAAGATTTACCATTAGAAGGCGCATGTGAGGGGTCTCTCGCCTGCTCTACGTGCCATGTAATAGTTGACCCTAATTTTTATGATAAACTAGATATGGCATCTGAAGAAGAGGAAGATATGCTAGACTTAGCCTTTGGACTAACCCATACTTCTAGACTTGGCTGCCAAATAAAAATGACTGATAAGTTAGACGGTTTAAAAGTTACTATCCCTTCGTCCACTAGAAACATAAGCGTAAAATAA